atggatcagctcatgattaaatggcagggtagaTATGATGGGCTGATCCTCTGCCTCGTTAAAGAATGTCAGACCCAGGAGTAGACAGGACTGACCCACGAGGGGACGGAACTGACCTGTGAGGAGACGGGACTGACCTGTGAGGAGACGGGACTGACCTGTGAGGAGACGGGACTGACCCGCTGACCTGCAAGAGGGTGACATCTGACCCCTTGACCTGCTAGGGGACAGGACTGACTCATTGACCTACTAGCGGACGGGACTGACCCACTGACATGTGAGGGGCCAGGACTGGCCAGACCTGTCATTCAGTGCCCCCTGCCCCAGGATACAGAATGCACAGGGAACTCTGCCTCATTCAGCCCTTACTCCATCTGGGCCGTCCATGAATCCATCCGGCACGGATGGCATAGCggtcagcgcaatgcctttacagtggcagtgaacaggactgggattcgaatcccacactgtctgtagggagtttgtgtctccatgggttttcccttggggctccagtttcctcccacccttcaaaatgtaatgggggaggttgtaggttaattggggggcatgggctcgtggaccgaaagggcccgttaccgcgCTGTCTGTCAACAATGAAGTTTAAAAATTACCTGAGCACTCTGCCTCAATGGCCATGGGTTCAGTGGCCAGTGGGGGAAATGAGGACAGGCCCATATGTCTGTGCAGTTGGCCTGGGTTTGCCTTGCAGACGTGGGCATCAGGCGGATGTGACCCACTGAGATGGAAGGTCATTGGCTCCTGTCCCAACATACACATAATAATCCAGCGAGTCAATCCTTGCACAGGTCAGGGTGTGGAATTACAGAGtgatgagtgggggtggggttccttcaggaatctgataacagtAGAAACAAAACTATCTGTGAAGCGGATGGTGAGGATCACCTTGAGGGTGGGACCAATGTGTTGGCGGCTTTCCCGAGGAGGTGGGAGGTGTAGACACAGTCGATGGAAGGGAAGAGGTGTGACAGAGAGGATGGGGGTGTGCGATAGAGAGGatgggggtgtgatggaggggaggggttgtgATGGGATGGGGTGTGTGATTGATGGAGGGGGGTGTGACGGAGGAgagtgggtgtgtgatggaggggagggggtgtgtgatggaggggtgagggagggaggtgggtgagggTCTAAATGGACACAGGTGGGAATTTTCTGTCCTTTGCAGTGACCCACCGACAGGAGGTTGTCGACCCAGACCCTGTGGACGTTGTTGAGGGATGGAGGGAGCTGTCAAATTCCCTCAGGCCTCCGGAGGTTAGCATGCTGGGTTCGGAGGACCTGTACCTCTCCTCATCCACCGTCCCCCACTCCCCCTGCCCCCTGAGGGTCACGACCTAGCCTAGTCGTCGTTTTATACATGGACATTGACCTGTGACCCCTGCCCTGGCCCCTTGgtttcacccctccccctccctccagggAGGCCTGAGGCCCAGCTCAAGTGTTCCCTCGTACACGGTCATGGCCGTCACTCTCCGTGTTGGTGGTCAGTGCCATCTTCATTGCCTGGATCCCCAGGCTCCTCTGGAAGGTCTCTGTGGCGAAGTAGTAGGAGAGGGGGTCGAGCACAGTGTTGGAGCAGGCCAAGGGCACGGCAGCCAGGTAGGCCGCGAGCAGCCTGTCCTTCTGGCTGGGCCACACCTTCAGCAGCAGCAGTAGGACGTGGTAGGGCAAGAAGCAGACGGTGAAGATGACCACGTTGGCTACCACCATGTTACGGATCTTGCGCCAGTCGATGTAGTCCATGCGGGCGGCTGAGCTGCGGCGCACGGTGCGCATCAGGGCCAGTGAGCAGGCCAGGATGGTGGCCAGGGGCAGGCCACAGCCCACCAGCAGAGTGAAGGCCAAGGTGGTGGGCTGGGTGATATAGTTGGGCCTCTGGTCGAAGCAGAGGATGCAGGAGGCGTTGAGGTGGCGTGGCGCCAACTTGATGTGGAGGTACGGAGGCA
Above is a genomic segment from Narcine bancroftii isolate sNarBan1 chromosome 2, sNarBan1.hap1, whole genome shotgun sequence containing:
- the LOC138755001 gene encoding lysophosphatidic acid receptor 6; the encoded protein is MNGNCSKGSLWSDPVYAAAFGLTFVAGLVLNSLALVFFFRFTQIRSQTTVYMKNLACADLLLVASLPIRCSFYILRQPFPQLLCELTGLIFLVNMYASIFFLTCISLDRCVAVCFPMKSVLSRLRRQAHWYSVGVWVLVVGASLPPYLHIKLAPRHLNASCILCFDQRPNYITQPTTLAFTLLVGCGLPLATILACSLALMRTVRRSSAARMDYIDWRKIRNMVVANVVIFTVCFLPYHVLLLLLKVWPSQKDRLLAAYLAAVPLACSNTVLDPLSYYFATETFQRSLGIQAMKMALTTNTESDGHDRVRGNT